From Juglans regia cultivar Chandler chromosome 6, Walnut 2.0, whole genome shotgun sequence, the proteins below share one genomic window:
- the LOC108984738 gene encoding 17.1 kDa class II heat shock protein-like yields the protein MDFRIMGVDSPLFSTLQQMMDLADDTDKSSFNAPTRTYVRDAKAMAATPADVKEYPSSYVFIIDMPGLKSGDIKVQVEDENVLVISGERKREEEKEGAKYVRMERRVGKFMRKFVLPENANADAISAVCQDGVLTVTVEKLPPPEPKKPKKIEVKIA from the coding sequence ATGGATTTCAGAATCATGGGTGTGGATTCTCCACTGTTCTCCACCCTGCAGCAGATGATGGACCTGGCTGATGACACCGACAAGTCGTCCTTCAACGCTCCTACACGCACCTACGTGCGCGACGCCAAGGCCATGGCCGCCACTCCCGCCGATGTCAAGGAGTACCCAAGCTCCTACGTCTTCATCATAGACATGCCGGGGCTCAAGTCCGGGGATATCAAGGTCCAGGTAGAGGACGAAAATGTGCTCGTGATAAGCGGTGAGAGGAAACGGGAGGAGGAGAAAGAGGGAGCCAAGTATGTGAGGATGGAGAGGAGGGTGGGCAAGTTCATGAGGAAGTTTGTGCTGCCTGAGAATGCCAACGCAGATGCTATCTCTGCGGTTTGCCAGGATGGCGTGTTGACTGTGACAGTGGAGAAGCTTCCGCCTCCAGAGCCCAAGAAGCCCAAGAAAATTGAGGTTAAGATTGCATAA
- the LOC108984739 gene encoding 17.3 kDa class II heat shock protein-like: MDLRIMGVDSPLFSTLQQMMDLANDTEKSSFNAPTRTYLRDAKAMATTPADVKEYPSSYVFIIDMPGLKSGDIKVQVEEDNVLVISGERRREEEKEGAKYVRMERRVGNFMRKFVLPENANTDAISAVCQDGVLTVTVEKLPPPEPKKPKKIEVKIA, encoded by the coding sequence ATGGATCTCAGAATCATGGGTGTGGATTCTCCACTGTTCTCCACCCTGCAGCAGATGATGGACCTGGCCAATGACACAGAAAAGTCGTCCTTCAACGCTCCTACACGCACCTACCTGCGCGACGCCAAGGCCATGGCTACCACTCCCGCCGATGTCAAGGAGTACCCAAGCTCCTACGTGTTCATCATCGACATGCCGGGGCTCAAGTCCGGGGATATCAAGGTCCAGGTAGAGGAAGACAATGTGCTCGTGATAAGCGGCGAGAGGAGACGGGAGGAGGAGAAAGAGGGAGCCAAGTATGTGAGGATGGAGAGGAGGGTGGGCAACTTCATGAGGAAGTTTGTGCTGCCTGAGAATGCCAACACAGATGCTATCTCTGCGGTTTGCCAGGACGGTGTACTGACTGTGACTGTGGAGAAGCTGCCGCCTCCAGAACCCAAGAAGCCGAAGAAAATTGAGGTTAAGATTGCATAA
- the LOC108984742 gene encoding 17.1 kDa class II heat shock protein yields MDLRIMGVDSPLFSTLHQMMDLTEDTDKSSFNAPTRTYVRDAKAMAATPADVKEYPTSYVFIIDMPGLKSGDIKVQVEDDNVLVISGERKRDEEKEGPKYVRMERRIGKFMRKFVLPENANTDAISAVCQDGVLTVTVEKLPPPEPKKPKTIEVKIA; encoded by the coding sequence ATGGATCTCAGAATCATGGGTGTGGATTCTCCACTGTTCTCCACTCTGCATCAGATGATGGACCTGACCGAAGACACCGACAAGTCTTCCTTCAACGCTCCTACCCGTACCTACGTGCGCGACGCCAAGGCCATGGCTGCCACTCCCGCCGATGTCAAGGAGTATCCAACTTCCTACGTCTTCATCATCGACATGCCCGGGCTCAAGTCTGGGGACATCAAGGTCCAGGTAGAGGATGACAATGTGCTGGTGATTAGCGGCGAGAGGAAACGAGATGAGGAGAAAGAGGGGCCAAAGTACGTTAGGATGGAGAGGAGGATCGGGAAATTTATGAGGAAGTTTGTGCTGCCTGAGAATGCCAACACAGATGCTATCTCCGCGGTTTGCCAGGACGGCGTGCTGACTGTGACTGTGGAGAAGCTTCCGCCTCCAGAACCCAAGAAGCCCAAGACAATTGAGGTTAAGATTGCATAA